Sequence from the Klebsiella electrica genome:
ATGAGGTATAAACTATGCAATCCAGAGCAAAGGGTATTGTTGCGATAGAACCTAAATATGTGCCTGCATCTAACAATGCAGATTCATATATTTATTTCCGTTTGCGCTGTGACATGTCCATTAGCGGCAAGTCTCAGACCGAGTTCTATTCGATAAAAGCATTTGGTAAAGTCGCGGATTTTCTACGCGATAATATTCAAATGAATACCGAACTGTATATCGAAGCATTAGCTCGATCATTCCGTTATACAAAACATGGTATTGACCAAATGAGGACTGAGTTTCATGTTTTCATGGCTCGAATCATTCAGACTGGTCAATCAATAGATACCCGTGCAAATGAAACTGTAAAGCCACCATCTACATCAACCGTCACTTCGCTATCCCCTCAAGTAGCGCAAAAACTTAAGGACGATATGAAGTGGCAGAAAATGTCTGATGAAGAGGTAAGAACTGCTTCTGAAAAATGGAGAACAGTATATGCCGAGCAAAAGCAGCTGCACCCTGGAAAAGAGTCTGTATCACCAGACAACAATAAAAATTCAGTAGAGAAGATACCAGAAGCTTCGCCGAAGCTGGATGCTAAGAATAGAGCCGTGCAGACATCACGTCCGCAAGCCGCAACCTCTAAGCACCCTGTCAACATGCAAGCCTGGACAAATCTGCCAGCCGATAATTCGACAGCAGCCGTTATTGTAGCTCGTATGAAACTTAATGAAAAATTAAGCTCCTCCGGGCAAGTAACTTTAACTAACGCATATTCATCAGTTCGCGGTTGATATGACTGGTTGCTGATTCCTCAGCAACCTTCTTCTTTTTTAATCTTATAATTTATTTAATTTAATGAGGTATATATGTACTCAAATAAATCACGTAGTTCTGGTTCATTCTCAAACAACAATAAAGGGAACACCGATATTGTCGTTAAGATAGACAGCATTGCTCGACATATGTTGTCGCTCGAAAAGATGTTTGCATCCGCAGGTTCCAGTTCACCTCACATCTCATTCGAACGTGAATGCGTTTTTGCAAAACATATTGTCAACAATAATAACTACTTGGCTGACATAGCAGTTAATAATCCAAAGTCCTTCGAAACAGCATTCCTTCAGCTTGCAAGTAGCGGCCTTACTCTTGACCCGGCGCAGAAGCAGGCTTACCTGGTTCCACGCGATGGTCGTGTCATTCTTGACGTGTCCTATATTGGGCTCAGCAGGATGGCCACCGATGAAGGTTTATGCGAAGACATTGTGGCTGAATTAGTTTTTGAAAAGGACTCATTTAAAACCAATGGTCGTCGTTCCAGCCCAGACCACGAATTTGACCCCTTTGCTTATAAAGGGGGACTCGTTCTCACAAACACCGATCAGGGTGCTTTAGGAGATCGAGGCATGTTCAGGGGGGCTTATGTCGACTATTTAATGAAGGATGGACGTCATCTGGTATTTTTCATTGACCTTCAGGATTTAGCTCAATCTCGGGCGAAATCCGAATCTTGGGCAAAAGTGGAGAAACGGCAGTATTCACCGTGGACTCAGTTCCCTTGGAAGATGGTGCTCAAGTCAGCTATTAAGCAGACCATACACTTAATTCCTGGTAACCGTACTCGCCTGAGTTCAATGATTGAATATCTGAACACTGCTGGTGGTGAAGGTTTCCGTACAGCAACAATACCCGTCGCAGCTGCTGAAGCTGAAATGGAGGTTAGACAAGAAGCCAGGACGGCTGGTAATACGGATACTACAATCCGAACTGCAAAGTCTGATGATAAAGTTATTGAAGGTGAGTTTAATAAGCTCCCTGAAGAACCTGATTCAACCGAGCAGCAGGACATCAAGAGCAATACACCAACCGATGTTTACGATACGGCTGAGGGAAATACACCTCCAGCTGACGTAAATGGTTCGGCTGATGATATTCTCCCTCCACCCGGAGAAACCAATGGGCAGTCCAATGAAGAAATGTCTGAGCATCCCGGGGTCAGAAAATGGGCTGAACGCAGAATTAAAAAGTTAGTAAGCCGGGCAGAAAAGACGCTTGGATACGAAACTATTTTAAACGATGCAAAAAGCAGTTTCGATCTGAATGAAAGTGAGCTGGCATTCGCTCGCTTATCTTTAGAAAAATCCCGTCGGTCACTTCTCAAAAATCATTTAACTAACGCAGTAGGTAGCTTCGATTTTACTCAAGTACTTAACTTCATCGAAAAAATGGGTAAGGGTGAGTTTAAAACCGACGCGGCCAAATGGGTCGGTGAAGTCCAAGCCGAATCAATGGAAATACACAAGTTATATCTTGAGGCTGTTAATACATCTGATTTTGTGAGGCTCAATGCCGCTCTCAACAATGTGACATTTCCCCCTCTAAAAGAAATGGTAGAAGGTCTTATTGAAGATCTTCTGGCCGCTTAACTTATCCGGCAGGAAACTGCCGGTTTAACTTTCTAAATTTATCTTAAGGTGATCATTATGTCTGACATTTATGAAG
This genomic interval carries:
- a CDS encoding recombinase RecT; this translates as MYSNKSRSSGSFSNNNKGNTDIVVKIDSIARHMLSLEKMFASAGSSSPHISFERECVFAKHIVNNNNYLADIAVNNPKSFETAFLQLASSGLTLDPAQKQAYLVPRDGRVILDVSYIGLSRMATDEGLCEDIVAELVFEKDSFKTNGRRSSPDHEFDPFAYKGGLVLTNTDQGALGDRGMFRGAYVDYLMKDGRHLVFFIDLQDLAQSRAKSESWAKVEKRQYSPWTQFPWKMVLKSAIKQTIHLIPGNRTRLSSMIEYLNTAGGEGFRTATIPVAAAEAEMEVRQEARTAGNTDTTIRTAKSDDKVIEGEFNKLPEEPDSTEQQDIKSNTPTDVYDTAEGNTPPADVNGSADDILPPPGETNGQSNEEMSEHPGVRKWAERRIKKLVSRAEKTLGYETILNDAKSSFDLNESELAFARLSLEKSRRSLLKNHLTNAVGSFDFTQVLNFIEKMGKGEFKTDAAKWVGEVQAESMEIHKLYLEAVNTSDFVRLNAALNNVTFPPLKEMVEGLIEDLLAA
- a CDS encoding single stranded DNA-binding domain-containing protein; amino-acid sequence: MQSRAKGIVAIEPKYVPASNNADSYIYFRLRCDMSISGKSQTEFYSIKAFGKVADFLRDNIQMNTELYIEALARSFRYTKHGIDQMRTEFHVFMARIIQTGQSIDTRANETVKPPSTSTVTSLSPQVAQKLKDDMKWQKMSDEEVRTASEKWRTVYAEQKQLHPGKESVSPDNNKNSVEKIPEASPKLDAKNRAVQTSRPQAATSKHPVNMQAWTNLPADNSTAAVIVARMKLNEKLSSSGQVTLTNAYSSVRG